A region from the Prevotella melaninogenica genome encodes:
- a CDS encoding bifunctional hydroxymethylpyrimidine kinase/phosphomethylpyrimidine kinase, giving the protein MQNNNHKLLKTILTITGSDSTGGSGVQADIRTIAALGGYAVSAVTSVTVQNTLGIQAFYDLPAEIVRGQIEAIINDMQPDTVKVGMIRTTETLAVVVDVLLKYRPHHIIYDPIVTASNGDRLMTDDVITQIRCRLLPLCSLVILRKGEPEKIFDCSSLKSEGSRTVRSFVLDDPLQHGLANSFSSALAVYLSQDEPMETALQHAREYVRTLITRKSDISGRSSQLYYEFLEAVQQHYRTNRDVAFYADCLNVSPRYLSQVAHRISGKSPKCIIDHTLAEALACQLRTTQKTIQEIAFEHGFASQAQFSKFFRKQIGQTPSEWRRPKKDLPLTPPKEGSA; this is encoded by the coding sequence ATGCAAAATAATAATCATAAGCTGTTGAAGACAATTCTCACAATAACAGGTTCAGATAGCACAGGTGGCTCTGGTGTGCAGGCTGATATCAGAACGATAGCAGCTTTGGGAGGTTATGCTGTGTCGGCTGTTACATCTGTCACAGTGCAGAATACGTTGGGTATCCAAGCTTTCTATGATCTTCCTGCGGAGATTGTAAGGGGACAGATTGAGGCTATTATCAACGATATGCAGCCCGATACGGTGAAGGTGGGAATGATCAGAACCACAGAGACCTTGGCTGTTGTGGTGGATGTACTGCTGAAGTATCGTCCTCACCATATTATATATGACCCAATTGTGACAGCAAGTAATGGTGACAGATTGATGACGGATGACGTGATTACGCAGATACGTTGTCGGTTGTTACCACTATGTTCGCTTGTTATTTTGCGGAAAGGAGAGCCTGAAAAAATCTTTGATTGTTCTTCGTTGAAAAGTGAGGGGAGTCGGACTGTACGCTCGTTTGTGTTAGACGACCCTTTGCAGCATGGTCTTGCCAATAGCTTTTCATCTGCACTTGCGGTTTATTTGAGTCAAGACGAACCAATGGAAACCGCATTGCAACATGCTCGGGAATATGTAAGAACCCTTATAACGAGAAAGAGTGATATTAGTGGGCGGAGTAGTCAATTGTACTATGAATTTCTGGAAGCAGTGCAGCAGCATTATCGCACTAATCGCGATGTCGCATTTTATGCTGACTGTTTGAATGTCTCTCCACGTTATCTGTCGCAGGTGGCGCATCGAATCTCGGGTAAATCGCCTAAGTGTATCATTGATCATACGCTTGCGGAAGCACTTGCTTGTCAGCTGCGAACAACACAGAAAACAATCCAAGAAATAGCTTTTGAGCATGGCTTTGCCTCTCAAGCTCAATTCTCAAAGTTCTTTAGAAAACAGATTGGGCAGACTCCAAGTGAGTGGAGACGTCCTAAGAAAGATCTCCCCCTAACCCCTCCAAAGGAGGGGAGTGCCTAA
- a CDS encoding AAA family ATPase: protein MLNKVTIDGYKSIQHVDLELRPINILIGSNGVGKTNFISFFRLINIIYEQRLHNYTMQNSAERLFHYGRKQTKELKGYLEFGDNAYGVILQARDNGSLFIAEESSYYQSSCYSMSNIDESYIKDSTIYRDKWLREYLQSYKIFHFHDTSKGAPLRSSANINDNRFLKTDGSNLPAFLYMLQEKYPKTLKRIELTIRSVMPYFGNFSLSPSLLDESQINLQWNDMENNEKYFDANDLSDGSIRFIALATLLQQPVLPKVIIIDEPELGLHPTAIVKLAGMIKSVASRDCQVIISTQSVNLINNFDADDIITVDRKDKQSTFKRLNSDTLKSWLDDYSLGELWTKSVINGQPTLL, encoded by the coding sequence ATGCTAAACAAAGTTACTATAGATGGATACAAGTCTATCCAACACGTAGACTTGGAATTGAGACCGATTAATATATTGATTGGTTCAAATGGTGTTGGCAAAACTAACTTCATTTCTTTCTTCAGACTGATAAACATCATCTATGAGCAACGATTGCACAACTATACGATGCAGAACAGTGCAGAAAGACTATTCCACTATGGCCGAAAGCAAACAAAAGAACTGAAAGGCTATCTGGAGTTTGGCGACAATGCTTATGGCGTCATTCTTCAGGCACGGGACAACGGAAGTCTGTTCATTGCCGAAGAAAGCAGCTACTACCAATCAAGCTGTTACAGTATGTCTAATATAGATGAAAGCTATATTAAAGATTCAACGATCTATAGAGACAAGTGGCTGAGAGAATACCTTCAAAGTTATAAAATTTTCCACTTCCATGACACAAGTAAAGGTGCACCGTTGAGAAGTAGTGCAAATATCAACGACAACCGTTTTCTCAAGACAGACGGGAGTAACCTCCCTGCCTTTCTCTATATGCTGCAAGAGAAATATCCCAAGACACTGAAAAGGATAGAACTGACGATTCGTTCTGTTATGCCTTACTTTGGAAACTTCTCTTTGTCACCATCTCTACTTGATGAAAGCCAAATCAACCTACAGTGGAATGATATGGAGAATAACGAGAAATATTTCGATGCTAATGATTTATCTGATGGTAGTATACGATTCATCGCTCTTGCTACACTCTTGCAACAACCTGTCTTGCCCAAAGTTATTATCATTGACGAACCAGAACTGGGTCTACACCCAACAGCTATCGTCAAGCTGGCTGGTATGATAAAATCTGTTGCCTCCAGAGATTGTCAGGTTATCATATCCACACAGTCTGTAAACCTTATCAACAACTTTGATGCTGACGATATTATCACTGTAGACCGCAAGGATAAGCAATCTACTTTCAAGAGACTGAACAGCGATACATTAAAAAGCTGGTTAGACGATTATTCTTTAGGAGAATTATGGACTAAAAGTGTGATTAACGGACAACCAACATTACTATGA
- a CDS encoding endonuclease domain-containing protein codes for MTKVNRKKCTYKTASPDRYHILKEFAKENRKEMTLAEEILWNELKGMRGDCHFRRQHPIGDFIVDFACLSQNLVIEVDGVYHKQPLQEVDDETRTEYLNEMGFNVLRFTNEEIYTDIDNVIEQITEFINNE; via the coding sequence ATGACTAAAGTTAATAGAAAGAAATGCACTTACAAGACGGCTTCACCTGACAGATACCATATCCTAAAGGAATTTGCCAAGGAGAATCGGAAAGAGATGACATTAGCAGAAGAGATTCTTTGGAATGAACTGAAAGGGATGAGAGGTGACTGCCATTTCAGAAGACAACATCCAATAGGTGACTTCATTGTAGACTTTGCCTGTCTTTCACAAAACTTAGTCATAGAAGTAGATGGGGTCTACCATAAGCAACCGCTACAAGAGGTAGATGATGAAACAAGAACAGAATATCTCAACGAAATGGGCTTTAATGTGCTTAGATTCACCAACGAAGAGATATACACGGACATTGACAATGTGATAGAACAAATAACCGAATTTATAAACAACGAATAA
- a CDS encoding acyl-CoA dehydrogenase family protein → MANYYTDHPEIAFHLEHPLMKRIVELKERNYADAATHADAPVNYEDAIENYKRILDITGDITANIIAPNSESVDLEGPHLIDNRMHYASKTLENIQATRQAGLWGVSMPRRYGGLNLPNVVFSMMSELIAAADAGFQNIWSLQSCIDTLYEFGDEEQCQKYIPRICAGETMSMDLTEPDAGSDLQRVMLKATFDEKENCWRLNGVKRFITNGDSDIHLVLARSEEGTRDGRGLSMFIYDKRNGGVDVRHIEHKLGIHGSPTCELVYKNAKAELCGSSRMGLIKYVMALMNGARLGIAAQSVGLEQEAYNEGLAYAKDRAQFGKKIVNFPAVYDMLSRMKAKLDAGRSLLYQTARYVDIYKALEDIARDEKLTAEERQEMKKYTRLADAFTPLAKGINSEYANQTAYDSISIHGGSGFIMEYKCQRLYRDARIFSIYEGTTQLQVVAAVRYITNGTYLSIMKEMLEAELACDCMKGLRERVAKLVQLYEEAVEKVNASDNQDVHDFLARRLYNMTADIIGSLLLIEDAAKAPDLFKKSAHVFVRMAEEEVIGHTAYIKAFNAEDLEQFKAVEEETAEA, encoded by the coding sequence ATGGCAAATTATTATACTGACCACCCAGAAATAGCGTTTCACTTGGAGCATCCATTGATGAAACGCATCGTAGAACTGAAAGAGCGTAACTACGCTGATGCTGCGACACACGCTGATGCACCGGTAAACTATGAGGATGCTATCGAAAACTACAAGCGCATCTTGGATATCACTGGTGACATTACAGCAAACATTATTGCACCTAACTCGGAGTCTGTTGACCTTGAAGGTCCACACCTCATCGACAACCGTATGCACTATGCCAGCAAGACCTTGGAGAATATTCAAGCTACACGTCAGGCTGGATTGTGGGGTGTTTCTATGCCTCGTCGCTATGGCGGACTGAACCTACCAAACGTTGTCTTCTCTATGATGTCTGAGCTTATCGCTGCAGCCGATGCTGGTTTCCAGAATATCTGGTCACTGCAATCTTGTATCGACACCCTCTATGAGTTTGGTGACGAGGAGCAGTGTCAGAAATATATCCCACGTATCTGTGCTGGTGAGACAATGTCAATGGACCTCACCGAGCCTGATGCTGGTTCTGACCTTCAGCGTGTAATGCTCAAGGCTACCTTCGACGAAAAGGAGAACTGCTGGCGATTGAATGGTGTGAAGCGTTTCATCACCAATGGCGACTCTGACATCCACCTCGTCCTTGCACGTTCAGAAGAAGGCACACGCGATGGTCGTGGACTTTCAATGTTCATCTATGACAAGCGTAACGGCGGTGTTGACGTACGCCATATTGAGCATAAACTTGGTATCCACGGCTCTCCTACCTGCGAACTTGTTTACAAGAATGCAAAGGCAGAGCTCTGTGGTAGCAGCCGAATGGGTCTTATCAAGTACGTAATGGCATTGATGAATGGTGCTCGCCTCGGTATCGCAGCACAGTCTGTAGGTCTTGAGCAAGAGGCTTATAACGAGGGATTGGCTTACGCTAAGGACCGTGCACAGTTCGGAAAGAAGATTGTCAACTTCCCTGCTGTCTACGATATGCTCTCTCGTATGAAGGCAAAACTCGACGCAGGTCGTTCCCTCTTGTACCAGACTGCTCGCTATGTTGATATCTACAAAGCATTGGAAGATATTGCACGCGACGAGAAACTCACTGCTGAAGAACGTCAGGAGATGAAGAAGTACACTCGCCTTGCTGATGCCTTCACACCATTGGCAAAGGGTATCAACTCTGAGTATGCTAACCAGACAGCCTACGACTCTATCTCTATCCACGGTGGTTCGGGCTTCATTATGGAATACAAGTGTCAGCGTTTGTATCGTGATGCACGTATCTTCTCTATCTACGAGGGTACAACACAGCTGCAGGTTGTTGCTGCCGTGCGCTACATCACTAACGGCACTTACCTTTCTATCATGAAAGAAATGCTCGAAGCTGAACTTGCTTGCGACTGCATGAAGGGTCTGCGTGAGCGTGTAGCTAAACTCGTCCAGCTCTATGAAGAAGCTGTTGAGAAGGTAAACGCAAGCGACAATCAGGATGTTCACGACTTCCTCGCACGTCGTCTTTACAATATGACTGCCGACATCATCGGTTCTCTCCTCCTCATCGAAGATGCTGCTAAGGCACCAGACCTCTTCAAGAAATCTGCTCATGTCTTCGTTCGCATGGCTGAGGAAGAGGTTATCGGTCACACAGCTTATATCAAGGCTTTCAACGCTGAAGACCTTGAGCAGTTTAAGGCTGTGGAAGAAGAGACCGCAGAAGCGTAA
- a CDS encoding DUF4276 family protein: MKRLVIIVEGETEESFVNNILCPYFCSKGLYNTIQCFKTKHSHGGISKYSYIKKDILNTIYEKDVVVSMMIDFYRLPSDFPGFNDLKATQTHKEQASLLETEIKKDLEDTQKHQFDNFIPYIQLHEFEALVFASIKGIDILFEREEMDYKGLMNVIEEHPNPEEINNHPATAPSMRLKKLIPGYNKVLHGIEIIKTMGMPELLEKCPRFKTWVESMEEALK, from the coding sequence ATGAAAAGACTGGTGATAATAGTAGAAGGCGAAACGGAAGAAAGTTTCGTCAACAATATACTTTGCCCTTATTTCTGTTCAAAAGGGCTATATAATACCATACAATGCTTCAAGACAAAACACTCTCATGGGGGGATTTCCAAATACTCTTACATCAAAAAGGACATTCTCAATACAATATACGAAAAAGATGTAGTCGTATCAATGATGATAGATTTCTATCGCCTACCTTCAGACTTTCCTGGCTTCAATGACTTGAAAGCGACGCAAACACACAAGGAACAAGCAAGTCTACTCGAAACAGAAATAAAGAAAGACTTAGAAGACACTCAAAAACATCAATTCGACAATTTCATCCCCTATATCCAACTTCATGAATTTGAGGCTTTGGTGTTTGCTTCCATCAAAGGTATAGACATCCTATTTGAAAGGGAAGAGATGGATTATAAAGGATTAATGAATGTCATCGAAGAGCATCCTAACCCCGAAGAGATTAATAACCATCCTGCCACGGCTCCTTCCATGCGATTGAAAAAACTTATCCCCGGCTACAATAAAGTGTTACATGGAATAGAAATCATCAAGACCATGGGAATGCCTGAACTACTCGAGAAATGTCCCAGATTCAAAACATGGGTAGAAAGCATGGAAGAAGCCCTTAAATAA
- a CDS encoding electron transfer flavoprotein subunit beta/FixA family protein translates to MSLKIVVLAKQVPDTRNVGKDAMTAEGTVNRAALPAIFNPEDLNALEQALRLKDQNPGSTVGILTMGPPRAGEIIRQGLYRGADTGWLLTDRKFAGADTLATSYALAMAVQKIGDVDIIIGGRQAIDGDTAQVGPQVAQKLGLNQVTYAEEILKIEDGKATIRRHIDGGVETVVAPLPVLVTVNGTAAPARPCNAKLVMKYKYATCPMERKGDEPWTQLYEERPYLTLNQWSVADVNGDEAQCGLSGSPTKVKTVQNIVFQAKESKTLTGSDEDVEGLIQELLGEKIIG, encoded by the coding sequence ATGAGTTTGAAAATTGTAGTACTTGCTAAGCAGGTACCTGACACAAGAAATGTGGGCAAAGATGCCATGACAGCCGAAGGAACGGTAAACCGTGCCGCACTGCCTGCCATCTTCAACCCAGAAGACCTAAACGCTTTAGAGCAGGCTCTGAGACTGAAGGATCAGAACCCGGGCTCTACTGTAGGAATCTTAACCATGGGACCTCCACGTGCCGGAGAGATTATCCGACAAGGACTCTATCGTGGTGCTGATACCGGCTGGCTACTTACTGACCGTAAGTTTGCTGGCGCTGACACACTCGCTACTTCTTATGCTTTAGCGATGGCTGTACAGAAAATCGGTGATGTTGACATTATCATCGGTGGACGTCAGGCTATCGATGGTGATACCGCGCAGGTTGGACCACAGGTTGCACAGAAGTTAGGACTCAACCAGGTTACTTACGCAGAGGAAATCCTGAAGATTGAGGATGGCAAGGCTACTATCCGCCGTCATATCGATGGTGGTGTAGAGACGGTTGTTGCTCCATTGCCAGTTCTTGTCACAGTAAACGGTACTGCTGCTCCTGCACGTCCTTGCAATGCCAAACTCGTGATGAAGTACAAGTATGCTACTTGTCCTATGGAGCGCAAAGGCGATGAACCTTGGACACAACTCTACGAGGAGCGTCCTTACCTCACACTGAACCAGTGGTCAGTTGCCGATGTCAATGGCGACGAGGCACAATGTGGTTTGAGTGGTTCACCTACAAAGGTTAAGACTGTACAGAATATTGTCTTCCAAGCTAAGGAGAGCAAGACACTCACCGGTTCAGACGAGGATGTAGAGGGACTCATCCAAGAACTATTAGGAGAGAAGATTATTGGTTAA
- a CDS encoding DUF2238 domain-containing protein: protein MIDRIKLTLVLLVVIVTVITCIHPIYPNEQTLQHIGTVLLLIPLIIDVFRKKLPMSAFIGIVAFTLLHVIGARYIYSYVPYKEWAVSLGLVDTSFFHDPRNHYDRLVHFSFGALMFPYFVYLCRKWVKQQSFVAVVMAWMMIQTGSLIYELFEWLLTIVMTAEEADYYNGQQGDMWDAQKDMALALVGSTGMFVIYAVRSLVRRDK, encoded by the coding sequence ATGATAGATAGAATAAAACTGACGCTTGTTTTGTTGGTAGTGATTGTGACGGTCATTACTTGTATTCATCCAATCTATCCGAATGAGCAGACATTGCAGCATATCGGCACCGTGCTATTGCTGATACCGCTGATAATAGATGTGTTTAGAAAGAAGCTACCAATGTCGGCATTTATTGGTATCGTTGCTTTCACACTTCTTCATGTTATCGGCGCACGTTACATTTATTCTTATGTACCCTATAAAGAATGGGCAGTATCATTAGGTTTGGTTGATACGAGTTTTTTCCATGACCCACGCAATCATTATGATCGGTTAGTACACTTCTCTTTTGGGGCATTGATGTTCCCTTACTTCGTCTATCTTTGTAGGAAATGGGTAAAACAACAGTCGTTTGTTGCTGTTGTCATGGCATGGATGATGATTCAAACGGGTAGCTTAATTTATGAGCTATTTGAATGGTTACTGACGATTGTCATGACAGCAGAGGAGGCTGACTATTATAATGGTCAGCAAGGTGATATGTGGGATGCACAGAAGGATATGGCTTTGGCACTGGTTGGCTCTACTGGAATGTTCGTTATATATGCGGTTCGTAGCCTTGTTAGAAGGGACAAGTAG
- a CDS encoding electron transfer flavoprotein subunit alpha/FixB family protein, whose translation MNNVFVYCEIEETTVQEVSQELLTKGRKLANELGVELHAIAAGSGIKGKVEDQILPYGVDKLFVFDGEGLFPYTSAPHTDILVNLFTEEKPQICLMGATVIGRDLGPRVSSSLTSGLTADCTQLEIGDYEDKKAGKRYENLLYQIRPAFGGNIVATIVNPDHRPQMATVRSGVMQKAIYEGEAKKEVVYPDVTKYVPEVDYVVKVIDRHVEPAQNNLKEASIVIGGGYGVGSKEGFDLLFKLAKELHGEVGASRAAVDAGWVDHDRQIGQTGVTVHPKVYIACGISGQIQHIAGMQDSGIIISINNDPDAPINTIADYVINGSVEEVVPKLIKYYKQNSK comes from the coding sequence ATGAACAACGTATTTGTATATTGCGAAATAGAGGAAACCACCGTACAGGAGGTTTCACAGGAGCTGCTGACCAAGGGTCGCAAGCTCGCAAATGAGTTAGGTGTGGAACTCCATGCCATCGCTGCTGGTAGTGGTATTAAGGGAAAGGTAGAAGACCAAATCCTGCCATACGGCGTAGACAAACTCTTTGTCTTTGATGGTGAGGGACTCTTCCCTTACACATCAGCACCACACACAGACATTCTTGTAAACCTCTTCACTGAAGAGAAACCACAGATCTGTTTGATGGGTGCTACAGTTATCGGTCGTGACCTCGGTCCACGTGTGTCATCTTCATTGACCAGTGGTCTTACTGCCGATTGTACTCAGCTTGAGATTGGTGACTACGAAGATAAGAAAGCAGGTAAACGTTATGAGAACCTGCTCTATCAGATTCGTCCTGCCTTCGGTGGTAACATCGTAGCAACCATCGTCAACCCTGACCACCGTCCACAGATGGCTACTGTACGCTCTGGCGTTATGCAGAAAGCTATTTATGAAGGTGAAGCTAAGAAAGAGGTTGTCTACCCAGACGTTACAAAGTATGTACCAGAGGTTGATTATGTGGTTAAGGTTATCGACCGTCATGTTGAGCCAGCACAGAACAACCTAAAGGAAGCATCTATCGTTATCGGTGGTGGCTATGGTGTAGGATCTAAAGAAGGCTTCGACTTACTCTTTAAGTTGGCTAAAGAACTTCATGGAGAGGTTGGTGCCAGCCGTGCTGCCGTTGATGCAGGTTGGGTAGACCACGATCGTCAGATTGGTCAGACTGGTGTCACCGTTCATCCAAAGGTTTACATTGCTTGTGGTATCTCTGGTCAGATTCAGCACATCGCTGGTATGCAGGACAGTGGTATCATCATCTCTATCAACAACGACCCCGATGCTCCTATCAATACCATTGCCGACTATGTCATCAATGGCTCTGTTGAGGAGGTTGTTCCGAAGTTGATAAAGTATTATAAGCAGAATAGTAAGTAA
- a CDS encoding TonB-dependent receptor, giving the protein MKKYLLILTAMLCSIATMAQNTDAMLFGDVKAKEGGQHLAHAVIQVKGTNLKTQCDATGHFKLSNLPVGKQIIIATLVGYQQQEIEVNMEANKGSGAYFELEKDPLELSQVVVTGTRTSHFVKDVPIRTEVLTSQAITKKNAQNLYEALEGVPGIRVEQQCQFCNFSEVRMQGLGAEHTQVLIDGEPIYSGLAGVYGLQQIGTNDIDRLEVVKGAGSALYGSSAVAGAINIISKEPTFEPSVSGDIQFGNFGFKSYKGSGSMRYNNIGLSVFAQRTQMDAIDRTQNGLTRKEVKNKDGISDRVDETVNNLGFSLYFYQPFAKNDKLVLRGKAIDEHRFGGVMTNDQYLNPYTDGTEDIRTNRLSADLAYTLPIGKHSELNLTTAYVYHKRQATNDTFLHDYMDSHKDPAHPDEDGAEPDVSMMRPYIAKENTVTPSLTFTSILNNHTLLGGVQGYFTRLRETGLYVISAEDEKTSPYYGVPYTSIGKKHANEIGFFVQDEWNVTPKLTVVPGIRIDSHSSGEEYTTSVKVSDSAFPTTKFSKTTVNPRIAIKYELTPSLVLRANVGSGFRAPYGFSEDLHLCSGSPRVWKSSNLKGERAISYNLSADYYAKKYQFSINIFRTNLKDKIQFSPADDEVKKFGYSYQWENVDDAYVQGVELGAKANLFRNFTAGVNWTFNQGKFKHERADWSDPNDETVKEFPQRLQYAKESRNISRFPAMTGDIDLDYTPGTWSFSLTSSLQGRMYIDYNSEDNGATSKIKKTNTFMLFNCRAAKRFGMCTVYAGAKNIFSYIQDEKHTDDAAFMYAPVYGATWYVGLSVKL; this is encoded by the coding sequence ATGAAAAAATATTTACTAATCTTGACTGCCATGTTATGTTCTATTGCAACCATGGCACAGAACACCGACGCTATGCTCTTCGGTGATGTAAAGGCAAAAGAAGGTGGACAACACCTTGCTCATGCCGTAATCCAAGTAAAAGGTACCAACCTTAAAACACAGTGCGATGCCACTGGACACTTCAAACTAAGCAACCTCCCTGTTGGAAAGCAGATTATCATTGCTACACTTGTTGGTTATCAGCAGCAGGAAATCGAAGTCAACATGGAAGCTAACAAGGGTTCTGGAGCTTACTTTGAACTGGAAAAAGACCCATTAGAGTTAAGTCAGGTTGTTGTAACTGGTACTCGTACCAGCCACTTTGTAAAGGACGTGCCTATCCGTACAGAGGTTCTGACATCACAGGCTATTACTAAGAAGAACGCTCAAAACTTATATGAAGCACTTGAAGGTGTTCCAGGTATCCGCGTAGAACAGCAATGTCAGTTCTGTAACTTCTCTGAAGTACGTATGCAAGGCTTGGGTGCAGAACACACCCAGGTACTCATTGATGGTGAGCCAATCTACTCTGGTCTTGCTGGTGTATACGGCTTGCAGCAGATTGGAACCAATGATATCGACCGCCTCGAAGTGGTAAAGGGTGCAGGCTCTGCCCTCTATGGAAGTAGTGCCGTTGCTGGTGCAATCAACATCATCTCAAAGGAACCAACCTTTGAACCATCTGTTAGTGGAGATATCCAGTTTGGTAACTTTGGCTTCAAGAGCTATAAGGGCTCTGGTTCTATGCGTTATAACAACATCGGTCTGAGTGTATTCGCACAGCGTACACAGATGGATGCTATCGACCGCACACAGAATGGACTTACACGTAAAGAAGTAAAGAACAAGGATGGTATCTCTGACCGTGTAGATGAGACGGTGAACAACCTTGGATTCAGTCTTTACTTCTACCAGCCTTTTGCGAAGAACGACAAACTCGTTTTGCGTGGTAAAGCGATTGATGAGCACCGTTTCGGTGGTGTTATGACAAATGATCAATATCTGAACCCATACACAGACGGTACAGAGGACATTCGTACCAACCGTCTTTCTGCCGACCTCGCTTACACCTTACCTATCGGCAAGCATTCAGAATTGAATCTTACAACAGCTTACGTATATCATAAGCGACAGGCAACAAACGACACCTTCCTCCATGACTACATGGATTCTCATAAGGATCCAGCACATCCAGATGAGGACGGTGCAGAACCTGACGTTTCTATGATGCGTCCATACATTGCAAAGGAGAATACGGTGACACCATCACTCACCTTTACTTCTATCCTTAACAACCACACACTGCTTGGTGGTGTACAGGGTTACTTCACTCGTTTGCGTGAGACTGGACTCTACGTTATCTCTGCTGAGGACGAAAAGACAAGTCCTTACTATGGCGTTCCTTATACTTCAATCGGTAAGAAACATGCCAACGAGATTGGATTCTTCGTACAGGATGAGTGGAACGTAACTCCAAAATTGACCGTTGTACCGGGCATCCGTATTGATTCTCATAGCTCTGGCGAAGAATATACTACCAGCGTAAAGGTCTCAGACAGTGCCTTCCCAACAACAAAGTTCAGCAAGACAACAGTCAATCCACGTATTGCTATCAAATACGAACTGACTCCTTCTCTCGTACTTCGTGCCAATGTAGGTAGTGGTTTCCGTGCACCTTACGGATTTTCTGAGGACCTCCACCTCTGTAGTGGTTCTCCACGTGTTTGGAAATCATCTAACCTCAAGGGTGAGCGTGCTATCAGCTACAACCTCTCAGCTGACTATTATGCAAAGAAGTATCAGTTCAGCATTAATATCTTCCGCACTAACTTGAAAGATAAGATTCAGTTCTCTCCAGCAGATGACGAGGTTAAGAAGTTCGGTTATTCTTATCAGTGGGAGAATGTTGACGATGCATACGTACAAGGTGTAGAATTAGGTGCAAAGGCAAACCTCTTCCGCAACTTCACAGCTGGCGTTAATTGGACATTCAATCAAGGTAAGTTCAAGCACGAGCGTGCAGACTGGTCAGACCCTAACGACGAGACAGTAAAGGAATTCCCACAGCGTCTACAATATGCAAAGGAAAGCCGTAACATCTCACGTTTCCCAGCAATGACTGGCGACATCGACCTCGATTATACTCCCGGCACTTGGAGCTTCTCTCTCACAAGTTCATTGCAGGGAAGAATGTACATTGACTATAACTCTGAGGACAATGGTGCAACATCAAAGATTAAGAAGACAAACACCTTCATGCTCTTCAACTGCCGTGCAGCAAAGCGTTTCGGTATGTGTACTGTCTATGCAGGTGCTAAGAACATCTTTAGCTATATTCAGGACGAGAAGCACACAGACGATGCTGCCTTCATGTATGCCCCTGTTTATGGTGCAACATGGTATGTAGGACTCAGCGTCAAACTCTAA
- a CDS encoding enoyl-ACP reductase FabI, with translation MSYNLLKGKRGIIFGALNEMSIAWKVAERAVEEGATITLSNTPIAVRMGTVNALSEKLNCEVIPADATNVEDLENVFKRSMEVLGGKIDFVLHSIGMSPNVRKHRTYDDLDYKMLDSTLDISAVSFHKMIQSAKKLDAINEYGSILALSYVAAQRTFYGYNDMADAKALLESIGRSFGYIYGREKHVRINTISQSPTMTTAGSGVKGMDKLFDFADRMSPLGNASADECADYCIVMFSDLTRKVTMQNLYHDGGFSNVGMSLRAMATYEKGLDEYKDENGNIIYG, from the coding sequence ATGAGTTACAACTTATTAAAAGGTAAAAGAGGTATTATTTTTGGAGCCCTCAACGAGATGTCTATCGCATGGAAAGTTGCTGAAAGAGCAGTTGAGGAAGGTGCAACAATCACTTTGTCAAATACTCCTATCGCAGTAAGAATGGGTACAGTAAATGCACTGTCAGAGAAGTTAAACTGCGAGGTTATTCCAGCTGATGCAACTAACGTTGAGGACTTGGAGAACGTATTCAAGCGCTCAATGGAGGTTTTGGGTGGTAAGATCGACTTCGTTCTGCACTCTATCGGTATGTCACCAAACGTGCGTAAGCACCGTACATACGATGACTTGGACTATAAGATGCTTGATAGTACACTCGATATCTCAGCTGTTTCATTCCACAAGATGATTCAGAGTGCTAAGAAGTTGGATGCTATCAACGAATATGGTTCAATCCTTGCACTCTCTTATGTAGCTGCTCAGCGTACCTTCTACGGTTACAATGATATGGCTGATGCTAAGGCATTGTTGGAGAGTATCGGTCGTAGCTTCGGTTATATTTATGGTCGTGAGAAGCACGTACGTATTAATACTATTTCTCAGTCACCTACAATGACAACTGCTGGTTCTGGTGTGAAGGGTATGGATAAGCTCTTCGACTTTGCTGACCGCATGTCTCCATTGGGCAACGCAAGTGCTGATGAGTGTGCTGATTATTGTATCGTAATGTTCTCTGACCTCACCCGTAAGGTGACAATGCAGAACCTTTACCACGATGGTGGTTTCTCAAATGTAGGTATGAGTCTTCGCGCTATGGCTACATACGAGAAGGGTCTCGATGAGTATAAGGACGAGAACGGTAATATTATCTACGGATAG